The sequence below is a genomic window from Myxococcales bacterium.
ACGACAACCGAATAGAGCGCAACGTGCAGACCATAAATCAGTCCAAGCGAAAGCAAAACAATGGCGTTAAAAACAAAGGCTATCGTGCCTATGCTCATCGACCATCGTTTTCTGATTACCGCCGCTACGATATCGATTCCGCCATGAGAGCTATTGGTCCTAAAGACCAGTCCGGTGCCACCTCCGGATAGCGCCCCCCCTATCACTGCCGACAGAAGGGGCTCCGGCGCCCATCCCATCTTGCTCATCCACACCGTGGAATAAAGACCCAGTGAAAGGGTTATCGTTCCGAAAAGACTTCCTATTATGAAAGAACGGCTGAGGTAGATTATCCCGAAAATAAAGACGGGGATGTTCAGAACAAGAACATAAGTTCCCACTTCATACCCTGTGAGATATGATGCAAACTGTGAAAGCCCGCTGACGCCACCGGAAAGAAATTTGTGCGGTATCAAAAAAACGCTAACCCCTACGGAGGTAATCGCCGAACCAATGATGATGATCAGAATATTTTTAAGGATTCCAACAAATCCTATCTTATCTGCCCCGAATATTTTTTTCATCGCGAGCTCCTTTTCACCAGTCACCAGTCACCAGCCACCAGTTACACCTCCCTACCTGCTTCTATTCCCGTAATTGAATGCCTTGGCTATCGACGGAAGAACTATCATAGTCGCAGCAAGACACGCAGCTGATGCTATCGCCATTATCTTCCCGAGACTCGCAATGCCGCGATGCGATGCGATCACCATCGCTCCGAAACCTATTGCATTCGTAAGAGCTGTAAGAACCACCGCCTTGGCAGTCGAACTAGTCATGGCGGAAAGAGATTTCTCCAATCTCAGCCTGTGCACCATATGCACACCGAAATCGACGCCTATTCCGATCAAAATCGGAATCGCAAAAAAGTTTGCCATGTTGAATGGTATGCCGAAAAATCCCATTCCGCCGAGAAGCCACAGCAACCCTATCGCAAGAGGAGATACTGCCATGACAGCGGATTTTACGGACCTGAAATCTATAAGGACCAGAACGAATATCACGACAAAAGCGAGTATTGCAGAACGCAAAAATGTTTCGCGCATCATCTTGGCAGATTCATAAACACTTATCGGGGTTCCAAAAACCTCCGGATGCACACTCCTTATATCAGAAACAAAATGTTCCAAAGCGACGGGGTCCCAGATATCCTCCTTAGGATAGATAAACATGGAATACCTTCCCTTGGGGCTGACAAAGCGCCTTAGGATATCCGCCGGAAGATCCTTCTCCGATATAGTAGTAGGATCCATACCACTGGCAAGGATCTCTATGCTGTTGTGCAAATCCTTGAAGAAATTTTCCTGAAGCGCAGCAACTCTTTTGACTTCTTCCGACGAGGCGGATGATATTGCGGCGGCGAGGTCAGAAGCCTTCGCACCGAATTTGTCCAACTCCTCGACAGCATCGGCCCTGCCTGCCTTAAAGGCCTCATTCTGTAGAAGCATCAGGTTATCTGAAAGATCAGTCAGCGACGACGAAAGAGCTGCCGCATCGAGTTCGCCGGAAAGCGGACTGAAAAGCAGATTTGCAAAGGCCGGGGCTATACCTTCAATTATCTGAATTTTTGCAAGCTGGTGTTCAGGGACTATCCGCTCAACATCATCAACCTTTCTCACGCTTGGCCGCATCTCGAATTCTTTTGCCAGCTCGTGCGACTTCTGAGCGCTCTCCGTCACCGCCCTGGCAAACCAGGTTGTCTCCGAAGACTTCTCCATTATGATATGTTCATACTTTACTGATTCCAGACCATCTGCCTGTAAGTTAAGCAGGTTGTTATCGAATCCGGTCTTAGGCGCAAAAACGACCGCTACCACGCTGAGGATGAGAGCCGCAATCCCAAGCACCCATGTTTTGCGATAAGCAAAAGAAAGATATGGCATCGCGAATGGTTTCACCTTCTTGAGATCCATCGGCGCGCGTCTTCTGTCGCGTATAATGATCATGGCCGGCAGAACGATCAACATACTGGTGAGGCAGAGCAGTATTCCGCTTGCGGCTATGAATCCTAGCTGGGCGAGCGCAGTGAAATCCGTCCACATGATGGTTAAAAATGCCGCGGATGTGGTAA
It includes:
- a CDS encoding YitT family protein; protein product: MKKIFGADKIGFVGILKNILIIIIGSAITSVGVSVFLIPHKFLSGGVSGLSQFASYLTGYEVGTYVLVLNIPVFIFGIIYLSRSFIIGSLFGTITLSLGLYSTVWMSKMGWAPEPLLSAVIGGALSGGGTGLVFRTNSSHGGIDIVAAVIRKRWSMSIGTIAFVFNAIVLLSLGLIYGLHVALYSVVVQFCSSMALDKIMLGFDRRRAVFIISDEPHRIADLIMKKLNRGVTFLDGEGAYMGRKQKVIYCIVSIRQLARVKFYVQSADPHAFMTIAEVSEVMGKGFKAMPI
- a CDS encoding MMPL family transporter, encoding MKTRCFKSIAGFVSAHPWKIVVAALLLTVFSAVYASLTLKLNANQDDLVSRDLDYSRRYLDFLDEFGDEEYLYVVVESEGNPERAKRFISSLAGRLHGIDGLSQVIWKIENPVLEKNFLLYLTTDQLTTLKGMLTEGAFSAKNIASWHSFAELISALTSKVREPVSKDDEGKLSQGFTFIDSMLDNISAALAGGKTSGAGLESVFFGGDETFDSDGYYRNGDLYLIMIMPDKDFTTMSVIEKPLADIRAAIKQTKSESDFADISAGLTGRPVLSADEMQTSDRDTTRATLLAIVLVGMLFVLFFGSFSRPMLAMTSLIMGISWTFGLVSVVYGTLNILSIVFTLILIGASIEYAIHIVARYQEYLSESGEIDSSIAKALATSGRADLTSALTTSAAFLTIMWTDFTALAQLGFIAASGILLCLTSMLIVLPAMIIIRDRRRAPMDLKKVKPFAMPYLSFAYRKTWVLGIAALILSVVAVVFAPKTGFDNNLLNLQADGLESVKYEHIIMEKSSETTWFARAVTESAQKSHELAKEFEMRPSVRKVDDVERIVPEHQLAKIQIIEGIAPAFANLLFSPLSGELDAAALSSSLTDLSDNLMLLQNEAFKAGRADAVEELDKFGAKASDLAAAISSASSEEVKRVAALQENFFKDLHNSIEILASGMDPTTISEKDLPADILRRFVSPKGRYSMFIYPKEDIWDPVALEHFVSDIRSVHPEVFGTPISVYESAKMMRETFLRSAILAFVVIFVLVLIDFRSVKSAVMAVSPLAIGLLWLLGGMGFFGIPFNMANFFAIPILIGIGVDFGVHMVHRLRLEKSLSAMTSSTAKAVVLTALTNAIGFGAMVIASHRGIASLGKIMAIASAACLAATMIVLPSIAKAFNYGNRSR